A window from Camelus dromedarius isolate mCamDro1 chromosome 9, mCamDro1.pat, whole genome shotgun sequence encodes these proteins:
- the LOC105092021 gene encoding vomeronasal type-1 receptor 2-like, producing MDARDLALRTSFLLLTVTGLLGNFSLLYLYLFLYCTGYRLRTIDLIVKNLLVGNILVLFSSGFHNTMTNFGWHHLSGDFVCRFFPYVRVVGRGVSTGTTCLLSVFQVITISPMNSRSAELKVKALKLVVPSVILCWIMNMLINVIYPVYMSGNLSNTNITNRKSFGHCSAVRHDETADSLYAALISFPDVLCFVLMVLASGCTIFILYRHKKRVQNILKVNISSTSSPEIRATKTILLLVSTFIFFNTLSFISNVILAVFNSLSLFFLKTSAIIIACFPTVSPFLLMFRDSRMSMLCFGRIKHAESPKLVRRM from the coding sequence ATGGATGCCAGGGATTTGGCACTAAGAACAAGCTTCTTATTACTGACTGTAACGGGACTCCTGGggaatttctctcttctttaccTTTATCTCTTCCTTTATTGCACTGGCTATAGGTTGAGGACCATAGATTTGATTGTCAAGAATCTGCTTGTAGGCAACATCTTGGTTCTGTTCTCTAGTGGATTCCACAATACAATGACAAATTTTGGGTGGCATCACCTCAGTGGTGATTTTGTATGCAGATTTTTCCCGTATGTTCGTGTAGTGGGCAGAGGAGTTTCTACTGGCACCACCTGCCTGTTGAGTGTCTTCCAGGTCATCACGATCAGTCCCATGAACTCCAGGTCAGCAGAGCTTAAAGTGAAGGCTCTCAAGTTGGTTGTCCCTTCAGTTATCCTGTGCTGGATCATGAACATGTTGATCAATGTCATTTATCCTGTGTATATGAGTGGTAATTTGAGCAACACAAACATCACAAACAGAAAAAGTTTTGGACACTGTTCTGCTGTTCGTCATGATGAAACTGCAGACTCATTATATGCAGCATTGATATCCTTCCCTGATGTGTTATGTTTTGTCCTCATGGTGTTGGCCAGTGGCTGCACAATTTTCATCCTGTACAGGCACAAGAAGAGGGTGCAAAACATCCTTAAGGTCAACAtctcctccacatcctcccctGAGATCAGAGCCACCAAAACCATCCTTCTCCTGGTGAGCACCTTTATCTTCTTTAACACCCTTTCCTTCATCAGTAATGTCATTTTGGCTGTTTTTAATAGTCttagtttgtttttcttgaaaaccTCTGCAATAATCATTGCGTGTTTCCCAACTGTCAGCCCCTTTCTGCTCATGTTTCGTGACTCCAGGATGTCCATGCTGTGCTTCGGCCGGATAAAGCATGCAGAATCCCCTAAGCTTGTGAGAAGGATGTAA